The DNA region GTAGGAGAAGGCCTTGCCGTCGGGCAGCCACGCCAGCTGGTCGGGCGCGGGCGCGCCGCGCCAGTCGAACGCCAGCGAACCGTCCTTCACGCGGCGCACCTCCAGCCAGCTCTCGCGCTTCCCGTCGGGCGCATAGGCGCCCAGCGACAGCGCGACCAGCTCGCCGTCGGGGGAGACGGCCAGCGCGGTCGCCTTCGGGGCGTCGAGTTCGTCGCGGATGTCGGTGGGGCGGGTCGGGACCAGCGTCGTGGCAAAAGCCGGTGCGTCGCTCTCCAGGGCGAGCGCCGCCTTCAGCGTCCAGGGCTCCGTCAGCGCGGGGTCGCGCAGCGCGCGCACGGCCAGGCGGCGCAGGCCCGGCTCGAGCTTCAGCGCCGCGGTGCGCAGGCCGTCCTTGTCGGCCAGCACGACGGGCGCGCCGTCGAGCCAGACCTTCAGCGGGTGCTTGCCCTCCAGTTCGAGGGTCGGCTCGACCCCGCGGCTCGCCACGAGGTAGGAGAACAGCCAGGCTTCGGCGGCGCCGCCGGACTCCAGCGTCATCGCGCCGGCCGCGGTCGCGACCCGGCGCCAGCCGTCGGCGCCCTCGCGCGGCCGCAGCCGCCCGACGTCGCGGGCGGGGAAGTCCAACAGGTCGGCCAGGGCGACCTTGCCGGGGTCCTCGTCGTGGAAGGCGGGCAGGGCGACCGGCGCGGGGCCGGACACGAGCCAGGCCTCGACGGGGACGGTGACGCGCTCGGCGGCGACGGCCGTCGCGGCGGCGAGCAGGATGGCCGGCAACAGCAGGCGGGCGGCGGACTTCATGGCTCCTCCAGGCGGGGCGGTTGGGGGTTCGGGAACCCCGGGATCCTGCCATGGCCGGCCCCGGCGCTCAACCGATTGCTTTTTCACGGCGCCGACCGCATTCTACAGCGGTCATGAACTACCGACGCGCCCTGAAACGATCCTGCCTGTTCCTGCGCCGCCTGCAGCGGGAGATCGGCTACGACGACTGCATGGGCATGGCCGCGCAGATCGCCTACTACATGATGCTGGCCCTGTTCCCCTTCATCCTGTTCCTGCTGAGCCTGATCAGCTACCTGCCGATGCTGCAGCCGGACCTGGTGCTGAGCGTCCTGAGCGAGGCGCTGCCCGGGGACACGTACGATCTGGTGGCCGGGACGGTCCGTTCGCTGCTGGTGCAGCGCGGCGGCGGGCTGCTGGGCCTGGGCCTGATGGCCGCGCTGTGGTCGGGCTCGATGGGCGTGGGCGCCCTGATCACGACGATCAACCGGGCCTACAACATCCACCCCAAGCGCAACCTCGTGCACCAGAAGGTCCTGTCCATCGTGCTGACCCTGGCGCTCAGCGGCTTCGTCATCCTGTCCACCGCCCTGGTGCTGCTGGGGCCGGACCTCACGCACGATTTCTTCCGCCTCCTGGGCCTGGCCGGCGACAGCCAGAACTTCTGGCTGACCCTGCGCCTGCCGCTGGTGCTGCTGCTGAACCTGCTGGCGTTGTCGATCCTCTACCACTACGCGCCCGAGGCGAAGCAGCGCTACGTGTGGGTGCTGCCGGGCACGGTGACCGCCACCGTCCTGTGGTTCGGCGCCTCGTCGCTGTTCCGGCTGTTCCTGCGCAACTTCAGCTCCTACAACCTGACCTACGGCTCGATCGCCACGTTCATCATCCTGATGGTCTGGCTGTGGCTGTCGGGCTTCATCTTCCTGCTCGGCGCCGAGATCAACGCCCTGATGCAGCGCGTCGACCACTACGAGGACCTGCCCCGCGTCCGCGGCCGGGTCCGCTGGCGCATGCACCGCCACTGAACGTCCCCGTTCCGGAGGGATCCATGCCGCAGCACACCGTGACCTGGGAGGGCGGCCGCCGCTTCACGGGCCGCACCGCCGACGGCCGCGAGAGCCGCTTCGACGTCCCGGTCGCGATGGGCGGCGACGGCACGGCCCCCTCGCCGATGGAGGCCGTCCTGCACGCGCTGGCCGGCTGCGCGGCCGTCGACGTGGTCGCCATCCTGGAGAAGATGCGCTGCCCGCCGGCGTCCCTGCGCGTGGAGGTCGACGCCGAGCGCGCCGCGGACCACCCGCGGGTCTACACGTCGATCGACGTGCTGTTCGTGGTGACCGGCGAGGTGCCCGAGAAGAAGCTGGCGCGGGCGATCGAGCTGTCGTCCGGCACGTTCTGCTCGGTGGGGGCGATGCTGGGCCGGACGGCGCGGATCACCCACCGCTTCGAACTGCGTTGATCGCCGCCGCGGCGCGTGACATGATCGCGCGGACGCGCACCCAAGGAGCCTGTCATGCGTGACTTCCTCTCGTTCCACCCCTGGCGCCCCCACCCCTGGCACGGCCTGACCGCGGGCCCGCAGCCGCCCGAGCTGGTGCACGCCTACATCGAGATCACGCCCTTCGACGTGATCAAGTACGAGATCGACAAGACGACGGGCTACATGCGGGCCGACCGGCCCCAGCGCTCGTCGGCGCAGCCGCCGGCCCTCTACGGCTTCGTGCCGCGCACGTACTGCGGCCCGCGCGTCAGCGCCCTCTGCCCCAAGGCCTCGGTGGGCGACGGCGACCCGCTGGACATCTGCGTGCTCAGCGAGCGGCCCATCGCGCGCGCCGAGGTCGTGCTGAACGTCCGGGTGATCGGCGGCTTCCAGATGATCGACAACGGCGAGGCCGACGACAAGATCGTGGGCATCCTGCACAACGACCTGATGTGGGACCGCGTCCGCGACATCCGGCAGGCGCCCGAAGCGCTCATCGAGCGCCTCGAACACTACTTCACCACCTACAAGCTCGTGCCCGGCCACAAGTCGAAGCAGACGATCGCCAAGACCTACGGCGCCGTCCACGCCCGTAAGGTCGTCACCGCCGCCATCCGCGACTACGACGAGACCTTCGCGAAGCTGTCGGGCACCGGCGGCGACCCGCCCCGCTCGCCCGCGACCCCGGCCCGCAAACCCCGCCGCGCCTGAGCGGGCGGGACCTGCCATTTACGGGGCCTGCCCGTTGCCCTGCCTCGCGAATTGGGGTAGAGTGGTTGCCCCCGCACCGAACGACCCCGTACCCGATCCCTCTGACCGAGGAGACTCGTCATGTTGCGTCGTATTCCGTTGTCGTTATTGACGTTGGCTGCGGTGGCCCTGCTGGCGGCCCTGCCGGCGTCCGCCCTGGACGTCGACCCGGGGCTGCGGGCGGCCCTGGCCGCCAAGGCCGACGGCGGCACCGTGCCGGTCCTGGTGCTGCTCCCCGGCGACGCCGGCCTGGAGTCCCTCGCCCCGTCGCTGGAGGGCCTGACGCCTTCGGCCCGCCGCGCCGCGGTCATCGACGCGCTGCGCGGCCGTGCCGCGACGGCGGAGGCGCCCGTGCGCGCCGCGTTGCGGGCGGCGGCGGCCGCGGGGCGCGTCGAGAAGGTGCGCTCGCTCTACGTGGCCAACGCCCTGCTCTTCGAGGCCGACGCCGCGGCGGTGGCCGTCCTGGCCGCCGACAAGTCCGCCGGCGTCATGCGCCACGACCGCGACTACGACCTGATCTCCTCGGTGATGGACTCCCGCGCCGCCGACGCGCCGGCGACGACCGGCGAGAGCCCCCTGCTGGCGAACGTCTGGAGCATCGGCTGGATCAACGCCGACGACGTCTGGGCCCTGGGCTACCACGGCGACGGCATCGTCGTCGGCCACATCGATTCGGGCGTCTGGCTGGCGCACCCCGACATCGCGAACCGCCTGTGGACCAACCCCGGCGAGATCGCCGGCAACGGCCTCGACGACGACGCCAACGGCTACGTCGACGACGTCCACGGCTACGACTTCGGCGACCTCGACGGCAACCCCAACGACGACTCCGCCAGCCCCGGCCACGGCACGCACACCGCGGGCACCGTCGCCGGCGACGGCACCGGCGGCACCGCCACCGGCGTGGCGCCCGGCGCGCAGATCATGGCCTGCAAGGCCTTCAACAGCGCCGGTTCCGGCAGCTTGGGCATGATCTGGCAGTCCTACCAGTACATCCTGGAGAACGGCGCGCGGCTGATCACCATGTCGCTGGGCGTCCCCGGCGACCTGGACCCCTCGCTGATGCGCGCCGAGCGCGAGACCTGCAACGTCATGCGCACGGCCGGCATCACCATCTTCAACTCCTCGGGCAACGACCACGCCACCTACGAGCCCCCGATCGAGTGCGGCCTGACCGCGCGCGTCCCGGCCCCCTGGAACGCCATCGACGGCACGCGCTACTCCTCGACCGGCGGCGTGGTGGCCGTCGGCGGCACCGGCTACATGTCCAACGCCGGCTACACCGCCTCGTCGTGGGGGCCCGTGAAGTGGGACAACGTCGACCCGTGGAACGACTGGCCCTACCTCCCCGGCGTCGGCCTGC from bacterium includes:
- a CDS encoding YihY/virulence factor BrkB family protein — its product is MNYRRALKRSCLFLRRLQREIGYDDCMGMAAQIAYYMMLALFPFILFLLSLISYLPMLQPDLVLSVLSEALPGDTYDLVAGTVRSLLVQRGGGLLGLGLMAALWSGSMGVGALITTINRAYNIHPKRNLVHQKVLSIVLTLALSGFVILSTALVLLGPDLTHDFFRLLGLAGDSQNFWLTLRLPLVLLLNLLALSILYHYAPEAKQRYVWVLPGTVTATVLWFGASSLFRLFLRNFSSYNLTYGSIATFIILMVWLWLSGFIFLLGAEINALMQRVDHYEDLPRVRGRVRWRMHRH
- a CDS encoding OsmC family protein, giving the protein MPQHTVTWEGGRRFTGRTADGRESRFDVPVAMGGDGTAPSPMEAVLHALAGCAAVDVVAILEKMRCPPASLRVEVDAERAADHPRVYTSIDVLFVVTGEVPEKKLARAIELSSGTFCSVGAMLGRTARITHRFELR
- a CDS encoding inorganic pyrophosphatase — protein: MRDFLSFHPWRPHPWHGLTAGPQPPELVHAYIEITPFDVIKYEIDKTTGYMRADRPQRSSAQPPALYGFVPRTYCGPRVSALCPKASVGDGDPLDICVLSERPIARAEVVLNVRVIGGFQMIDNGEADDKIVGILHNDLMWDRVRDIRQAPEALIERLEHYFTTYKLVPGHKSKQTIAKTYGAVHARKVVTAAIRDYDETFAKLSGTGGDPPRSPATPARKPRRA